In a genomic window of Meriones unguiculatus strain TT.TT164.6M chromosome 8, Bangor_MerUng_6.1, whole genome shotgun sequence:
- the LOC132655732 gene encoding keratin, type II cytoskeletal 6A-like, translating to MSTKTTIRSQTSHRGFSAGSARVPGLNRSGFSSVSVCRSRGSGGSGALCGGAGFGSRSLYGVGSSKRISIGAGSCGIGGGYGSRFGGGFGFGGGAGSGFGFSAGTGLGGGYGGAGFPVCPPGGIQEVTINQNLLTPLNLQIDPTIQRVRTEEREQIKTLNNKFASFIDKVRFLEQQNKVLDTKWALLQEQGTKTVRQNLEPLFEHYISILRRELDTIHGERSRLDSELRSMQDTVEDYKNKYEDEINKRTAAENEFVTLKKDVDAAYMNKVELQAKADSLANEINFLRTLYEAERSQMQTHISDTSVVLSMDNNRSLDLDSIIAEVKAQYEEIAQRSRAEAEAWYQTKYEELQVTAGRHGDDLRSTKQEIAEINRMIQRLRSEIDHVKKQCASLQAAIADAEQRGEMALKDARGKLEGLEDALQKAKQDMARLLKEYQELMNVKLALDVEIATYRKLLEGEECRLNGEGVGPVNISVVQSTVSSGYGSAGGASSSLGLGGGSSYSYSSSQGLGGGFSSGSGVSRGLSSSGGSSSTIKYTTTSSSRKSYRH from the exons ATGTCTACCAAAACCACCATCAGGAGTCAGACCAGCCACCGTGGCTTCAGTGCTGGCTCAGCCAGAGTCCCTGGGCTCAACCGCTCTGGCTTCAGCAGCGTGTCTGTGTGCCGCTCCCGGGGCAGTGGTGGCTCCGGGGCCCTGTGTGGAGGAGCTGGCTTTGGCAGCAGGAGCCTCTATGGAGTGGGCAGCAGCAAGAGGATCTCCATCGGAGCAGGCAGCTGTGGCATTGGGGGAGGCTATGGCAGCCGATTCGGAGGAGGCTTTGGCTTTGGAGGGGGAGCTGGCAGTGGCTTTGGCTTCAGTGCTGGAACTGGCCTTGGCGGTGGCTATGGGGGAGCTGGCTTCCCTGTCTGCCCCCCTGGAGGCATCCAAGAAGTCACCATCAACCAGAACCTCCTCACCCCTCTGAACCTGCAAATCGACCCCACCATCCAGCGGGTGAGGACTGAGGAGAGGGAGCAGATCAAGACTCTCAACAACAAGTTCGCCTCCTTCATCGACAAG GTGCGGTTCCTGGAGCAGCAGAACAAGGTCCTGGACACAAAGTGGGCCCTGCTGCAGGAGCAGGGCACCAAGACCGTGAGACAGAACCTGGAGCCCTTGTTTGAACACTACATCAGCATCCTCCGCAGGGAGCTAGACACCATCCACGGGGAGAGGAGCCGCCTGGACTCAGAGCTGAGGAGCATGCAGGATACAGTGGAGGACTACAAGAACAA ATATGAAGACGAAATCAACAAGCGCACAGCAGCAGAGAATGAATTTGTGACCCTGAAGAAG GATGTAGATGCTGCCTACATGAACAAGGTTGAGCTACAGGCCAAGGCTGACAGTCTGGCCAATGAGATCAACTTCCTGAGAACTCTCTATGAGGCA GAGCGGTCTCAGATGCAAACTCACATCTCAGACACCTCTGTGGTGCTGTCCATGGACAACAACCGCAGCCTGGACCTGGACAGCATCATCGCCGAGGTCAAGGCCCAGTATGAGGAGATCGCCCAGAGAAGCCgggctgaggctgaggcctgGTACCAGACTAAA TATGAGGAGCTGCAGGTCACGGCAGGCCGGCACGGGGACGACCTGCGATCCACCAAGCAGGAGATCGCTGAGATCAACCGCATGATCCAGAGGCTGAGGTCTGAGATCGACCACGTGAAGAAGCAG TGTGCCAGCCTGCAGGCTGCCATTGCTGACGCCGAGCAGCGTGGGGAGATGGCCCTCAAGGATGCCAGGGGCAAGCTGGAAGGGCTGGAGGACGCGCTGCAGAAGGCCAAGCAGGACATGGCCAGGCTGCTGAAGGAGTACCAGGAGCTCATGAATGTCAAGCTGGCCCTGGACGTGGAGATCGCCACCTACAGGAAGCTGCTGGAGGGCGAGGAGTGCAG GTTGAATGGTGAAGGCGTTGGACCAGTCAACATCT CTGTGGTGCAGTCCACTGTGTCCAGCGGCTATGGCAGTGCAGGAGGCGCCAGCAGCAGCTTAGGCCTGGGAGGAGGCAGCAGCTACTCCTACAGCAGCAGCCAAGGCCTTGGAGGTGGCTTCAGTTCTGGCAGTGGTGTCAGCCGTGGCCTCAGCTCCTCGGGTGGCAGCTCCTCCACCATCAAGTACACCACCACCTCGTCCAGCAGGAAGAGCTACAGGCACTGA